From a region of the Sesamum indicum cultivar Zhongzhi No. 13 linkage group LG3, S_indicum_v1.0, whole genome shotgun sequence genome:
- the LOC105156942 gene encoding endo-1,3;1,4-beta-D-glucanase-like, with protein MLADKVAAAGFYTVVPDFFRGDPFKDGDSLQIWFKHHGYDQGFKDAKAIVKAIERNGISKIGVAGFCWGGKVNVELMERAYIEAGVLLHPSNVTVPDIRGVRVPISILGAGIDEVTPPELVRKFEAVLKKKPEVDSFVKIFPGVQHGWTTRYNDDDKLAVKRAEEAHNAMLHWFIKHLK; from the exons ATGCTTGCGGACAAAGTAGCTGCAGCTGGATTTTATACCGTAGTTCCAGATTTCTTTCGTGGAGATCCATTCAAAGATGGGGACTCTCTGCAGATTTGGTTTAAACATCATGGATAT GATCAAGGCTTTAAAGATGCAAAAGCCATTGTCAAAGCTATAGAAAGAAATGGCATAAGCAAGATTGGAGTTGCAGGTTTTTGTTGGGGAG GTAAGGTCAACGTGGAACTCATGGAGCGTGCCTATATCGAAGCCGGGGTACTACTGCATCCTTCAAATGTAACTGTACCAGATATTCGGG gaGTTAGGGTTCCAATTTCAATTCTTGGAGCTGGGATTGACGAGGTTACTCCACCAGAGCTtgtgagaaaatttgaagctgTCTTAAAGAAAAAGCCCGAG GTTGATAGCTTTGTGAAGATATTTCCCGGAGTTCAACATGGGTGGACTACAAGGTACAACGATGACGATAAATTAGCTGTGAAGAGAGCAGAAGAGGCTCACAATGCCATGTTGCATTGGTTTATTAAGCATCTCAAATAA